The following are encoded together in the bacterium genome:
- a CDS encoding outer membrane lipoprotein-sorting protein produces the protein MKRAIASFLGLLAMWTTVSAEPDVVKDAADPSPHQIVQAAFDRMFNYPSVRSVTLRIHRHGDRVTYRSFDVVYKKIDGRGRTLLRFTEPPYLRGNTLLIIEEDDGRNDTWVYQRELRRPRRVLAGHKGDSFYGSDLSFEDLEHHDWRRYELRRLPDAVEQGKRAFVVEATTPDDSQYAKVIATVERDRLALLRLDLFKAGSGEPIKSLEFAANEIEEENGILKPDRMWVRQRGRDAATEVIFKKIEDDPQIADSVFATMRLERSGEDLYRLVERLRKEAPTP, from the coding sequence GTGAAACGCGCGATCGCGTCATTCCTCGGGCTTCTGGCGATGTGGACCACTGTCTCCGCAGAGCCCGACGTCGTCAAGGATGCCGCCGATCCGTCCCCGCATCAGATCGTACAGGCCGCGTTCGACCGGATGTTCAACTACCCATCCGTACGGAGCGTGACCCTCCGCATCCACCGCCACGGCGACCGTGTCACCTACCGCTCCTTCGACGTCGTCTACAAGAAGATCGATGGACGCGGCCGAACGCTCCTGCGCTTCACTGAGCCCCCCTACCTCCGAGGCAACACGCTGCTGATCATCGAGGAGGACGACGGCAGGAACGACACGTGGGTCTACCAGCGAGAGCTACGCCGTCCGCGCAGGGTCCTGGCTGGGCACAAAGGGGATTCCTTCTACGGAAGCGACCTCTCGTTCGAGGACCTGGAACACCATGACTGGCGCCGATACGAGCTTCGGCGACTTCCGGATGCCGTCGAGCAAGGCAAACGCGCGTTCGTCGTGGAGGCAACCACACCCGACGACTCCCAATACGCCAAGGTGATCGCAACCGTGGAACGGGACCGCCTAGCTCTACTGCGCCTCGATCTGTTCAAGGCCGGTTCCGGTGAGCCGATCAAGTCTCTCGAGTTCGCCGCAAACGAGATCGAAGAGGAGAATGGCATCCTGAAGCCGGACCGGATGTGGGTGCGACAACGCGGGCGAGACGCCGCCACGGAAGTGATCTTCAAGAAGATCGAGGACGACCCCCAGATCGCAGACTCCGTGTTCGCGACGATGAGGCTCGAACGCTCGGGCGAAGACCTGTACCGGCTGGTCGAGCGGCTGCGCAAAGAGGCGCCAACGCCATGA